The DNA sequence ACAGACCACCCGGCTGTCTGGTTCACACTTAGCCTACGGGGAGAAACCGGACTCCAGTTTAGCCTCCCATAGAGGGCTTGAAAAGTGCACTGGCCTCAGAGGTCCACTCCAACTGACCGACTACAGCAAACTATCTGTACCCGGCCAGCCAAacatcacacagacacactaacaGTGTGTTACAGCAATGGGGTTCAAACGGAGAAGCTCTTTATGAATGCAAAAGAggatgtatatgtgtgtttatgaGATTCTGTGTTTGAAAATGTATAGACAGAGATATTATGGATAAACACCAGTCTTACTGTCACTAATCTGAATATTGACATATTTCTATGGAGGTTACAGCCCTGGTGGTACATTTAGTCTGTGGTTGAAAATTACGATTTCTCAAAAGGGAATATACAACCCCCAAAGGCCTGTTagcaccaagaatgataactaaaaAACTATCATGGTAACTATATTAGTGTTTACACCAATGCTCAATAATATTGTTCACTACAAGCTCATGCTGCTTtaataaagggttagttcacccaataatcaaaattatgccattaatgactcaccctcatgtcgttccaaatccgtaagacctccgtttatctttggaacacagtttaagatattttagatttaatccgagagctctcagtccctccattgaagctgtgtgtacggtatactgtccatgtcccgaaaggtaagaaaaacatcatcaaagtagtccatgtgacatcagagggtcagttagaattttttgaagcatcgaaaatacattttggtccaaaaatagcaaaaactatgacttagagttcaaaactctgcagtttagtgatatccagtttgcgaacgaatcattcgatgtagctggatctttttgaaccagttcaccaaatcgtactgaatcgttttaaacggttcacgtctccaatatgcattaatccacaaatgacttaagctgttaacttttttaatgtggctgacactctctctgagttcaaacaaaccaatatcccgaagtaattcatttactcaaacagtacactgactgaactgctgtgaagagagaactgaagatgaacaccgagccgagccagataacgaacaaaagactgactcgttctcgagtcaagaaccgtttctgtcagacgcgtccaatttgagaaccgaggagctgatgatactgcgcatgcgtgattcagcgtgaagcagattgacacacagcgcgtctgaaccgaactgattcttttggtgattgattctgaactgattctgtgctaatgttatgagcgcaggttaACCGaaagcttgaatcaagggcaatcatcgccaatgatgccattacgtagagagcaaaagaaccggtgaaccgttttcttgaaccggtttattgaatcgaactgtccgaaagaactactggtgatccgaaaactgatgcaaccggttcttgactcgtaaacgagtcaatgtttcgttcattatctggctcggctcggtgttcatcttcagttctctctcacagcagttcaatcagtgtactgtttgagtacatgaattactccgggatattggtttgtttgaactcagagggagtgtcagccacattaaaaaagttaacaccttaagtcatttgtggattaatgcgtattggagacgcgaaccgtttcaaacgattcactttgacttggtgaactggttcaaaaagatccagttacatcaaatgattcgttcgcgaaccggatatcacacactgctttgttttgaactctctcacaacagacacggaagagaagacaatgctgaataaagttgtagtttttgctatttttggaccaaaatgtattttcgatgcttcaaaaaattctaattgaccctctgatgtcacatggactactttgatgatgtttttcttacatttctggacatggacagtataccgtagacacattttcaatggagggactgagagctctcagactaaatctaaaatatcttaaactgttttccgtctcactggtttggaacgacatgagggtgagttattaatgacataattttgattattgggtgaactaaccctttaagacttcCATTACTTAAATGAACGTCAATGTTTTTACCATTTACCACTTGGaaaaataattctgaaagtgattccaataaTATTATTCCTTCATCGTGTGTCGTTattgttatagctgtggtgtggactttcACTATTTATGTTTATAgttattgtccttggtgtgaatgagtccccacaaaaatgaaaattcaatcgaAACCTgtattgctttctttcttttaagaAGATATTctgcaaaatattttgtttttcttcttcggggggaACCCAAACTGTCTGCTTGCAAAACTTTTGCGGGTAACAGAATAATGATattggagaaaaacatttttcagtAATTTCCACAAGCAAATGCAAAAGATTTTCCAGCAAAGTTATTTTGATGGAGCACAAAATTTTGGTGAGTGAATGTCAAAgctttgaaatataattaatgaAGTTTCATATTCTCCCATCTTTTTTACACACCATGTCCCCTTAGAGGCtgtgtataaattatatatataccatTTCTTGAGAACTACACATAGACAGAATGAAAGAGAGAAGATAAGAAAAATTAGTCCAAGAAagatcaaaaagaaagaaagaaagaaagaaagaaagaaagaaaagtgtaGAGGATGTGATCAATCACTAACTGTTCAAGataaggagtgtttggccattgTTTGATGGGGTCTGGTATTAATTAGCAGTAGTAGAGCTCTCATTGTGTGACACCAGTGCTCGGCCCTTCACAGCTCATTACTGTGTGTCCAATCAGTGTGACTGCTGTTTATTTATCCACACAGCCAGCCTTGGCAGCCATTTGGCAGTTTTCTTCACTGGAGAGCCTTAAACACTCCCACATTGAGCTGAATCTGCACAGACATATTCAACAATATATTATCAGGCAGAGACCACCATCTTATAATCATCTCTTAATGTTTactcaattgttttcaacattgataataataataaatgtttcttgatcaccaaatcacCATTTTAGAATGTTTTCTAAAGGatctgacactaaagactggaggaatTGCCCCagaaaattgcaataatatgttcacaatatcactgctttaactgtatttttaatcaaataaacacagcctctATGACCATAAGAAACCTATAGGTTTTTCTGGTTAAAGATGCATTCACACTCCATAGCTGAATATACAGTACAATGAGGACTTAAAAGATTAAAATGCAACAGGTAAAGAGAATTATGTTTGGATttttatttgatcttattttattttattataaacactTCACACATTAGAGACAGGTCAACACCTCTCTTGTTGGTTTCAAGGTACGTTTCCAATAGGAAATTCAGGGCACTTGGGAAAATACAATGCGGACCACTGAGCTTACTATGAACATAAATTTACATAGACAGCACAATATTAACATAATCATCTGAAATGCAAAGACCATATTGGATCCAGCACATTCCTGATACAACCATGCGTTCATGTACaacaactgaataaataaatgcccAACAATCTGATGATCCCTTTAAACTAGCCCATATTTAGCATCCGATTCCTCATCATTGTGTGAACAAAACAATCTGTATTTACAATCCAAATATATTAAATTCAGTTTTCCCTCAGATGGAGGACACGAGTCAATACAAACTCCCCACTCAGTGGCTGACAATCACCTCCCCTGATCTTCAGTCGAAGCGGAGGTTTATGATTGCTCTCTACTGGCTTGTAATGTAATTGCACAACAGTGTAAGTAGACGGTAAACAATGTGCATGCATACCATGCGCTATAGACACAACACTGTACGACATCGAAACAGCTGCAGCATGATACTTTTCTTTAACTGACTCGAATACGAACCGCAAGCATTATCCATTCAACACTAACACATCTACTGGAAGGGTGCACAAACTTATGAGCGCTACCCCAGAGAGTCATGGGAGGATAACAGCATGCTGACACAGGTTTGTTCGCACTAAAATGGGAATTTCACCACTTAATATATATGACTAAAGGCACTTTAAACCAGGGAACAGACATAGTTCCAGTCTCCATATATTACGATGATGTCACAAACACTATTCATACTCAATTTACCCATACAGGAAGAACACAAAACCAGAAGAGTGCAATAAATGGAAACATAACAGGAACAGACCAGTCGAGACTTCTGGAGAGCAAATGGACTTATTGGAAATATTGACTAATAACATTGAAACATTGATCTTATTGATATTGATATAGTGAAATACTGATATTGTTTGACTGTATTTTCTGTTCATCATTTGTCACTGTATTTGCTCAAAGGACACTTTTAGTACTATAGTTTTGTACATAAAAGTAGCAGGAAAGATATGTGGAATATTATAAATGGTGATTTGCATCGCATTCTTGTCAAACATATATTACAGAGTTTTTATTTGTATGACAGATATTGTGTCTTATGATGCCTGAAGACTCTAAGTCATATTGCTATTCCAGGGTATGTGCAGATTTGTATATTTTTTCCCATTGTAGCAGTTTGAACAAAATTAAACCATTTTTACACTGCCCCTGGACACTGAAGGATCATGGGATGTGGCTGATCTGTGCCAACTATTTAAGTTGCATTATTTCTGTACTGGTTGGTAAGGATAGTTGTAGGACTTTGGGGTGATAACAGAGGCAAACCTGTTAGCATTTAAGGAATACTGATCATTAGAGTTTTGAATGGATGTGCTGATGTGGATGGCAGAGTTTAGATGATTTTGGATATTCACTCGGCAGCCATCTGCTCAATGTGGTCACACAGCAGCTTGTATTGCTCTGAAAAAGGATCATAAAAAGtgtgaaacataaaaatattaagtagcacaacttagacaaatatttttttgtgtgcaaatttGGAACAGAAAGCTGGAAAGTGACTTTACCTTCATTCAGATTTCCAATGACTGACTGTTTCTTCAGGAAGTCATTACAGAGTTTCTTGCTCAATCCAAAAGCCACCATGTTATGGGTGAATGTtctgaataaacagaaaaaaacatttctgtgcATATGAGCATACAAAACAATGGCGGAAAACATGCAGTGAAtaattgtctttctttttttctttttttcaatattgTGTAAAATTAGACCAATGCCATGTGACTCACCCCAGCTGACCAAAGGTGATGTTCTCATTAAATCTGGAGCTATCGTCTTTCTCTTCCTTGGTCATATGACACCACTTTTCTCTGAGTTGTAAAAAAACAAGGGGGTCACTGATATTTCTCTCACAGATACTTCTCTTATCAAGCACGTGAGACCATCAAAATAGTCTCTTTCATAAAGTTAAATGTTACTCAAACTTTTAACATCACATCACAATAAATACTGGGAGGTTAGAGAGTTACAAGGTGTGAAAACAATCATACAATAGAACAAATGTGTATTAGCCATTCATTGGTGCACATGCAAAATCCAACAAAGATTTTATAAAAAGGTTTAGTGAGCAGTCAGCGGTAGCCATGATTCACGAGTCAAACAAAAACGAGCCAAAATTGAAATAACAGAAAGCACATGAACGACACAGAACCACAGTATAACTCAGCTCTCGAAACAGGTTAAAATGCTCGGgcaacaaatcaatgcatttttccaTGTGCAAAATGGTCCTTTCCTAAAAATAGATTAAGTAAATTTGACTAAAATTCATTTTTCTAACTTTCACTAATATATAACTGTATTCTGttccaatgcattttttttctttcgttttttaGCCCATTTTATCGCCTACCAGATGAAAATTGTCTGAACACTACgtaaatgtaataaaagtaaCATATCTCTTCAACAAGAAATTTCATGACTGAAAAACCATTTATGTCTGTAACGCAAACAGTGTGGGATGAATTACTGGTCAAAGGTTAATACTTACGGCTTGCGATTTGACAGAACCCCTAACGGCAAGTATGTCCACTAGTAATAGTTAAGCTTGGCTTAGTAAACACCTCTAATAGTTCAAGCTGTTTTTGGTTAGCAGTTGACGTAGCAATGAACAGGCACTTGGATACAATAGACTCTGAGTGCATGCAATAATACAGCAAATAATGCAGTGTAAATGAGAAAAATGCAAATAGTGAATACTGTGATCTCACTACATCTCATTTTGTGTAAagtagatcagtggttcccagcTGGTTCCAGAACACAGATTTTTACAATAACCCCAAAACAATCCCAACATTTTTTATGGTACAAAAGTAAAGTTTCCTGAAATGTAGTAATATTATGGTTTTCAATAACGGGGGCATGTCATGCAACCTGTCCATGCAGGCCAGATGAATTTGAAATACCATGCCAAAAAACTGTTGGATTGGATGCAAGGCTTTTGAAACCAACAACAAACGCGTGTTTTCTTTGTTTAAAACTTAATAAGCCTATTTATTTTACTATACAACCCGCAGGAGTGTATGGTTGCTTGTATTTATTAATACACTTTTACGGCACAACTATTAGTATTTTagtattaataaatattgtatctGCTTTTAATGTCCAAAATGTCAAAGTTGTGCAATGAAGACAGCAcgataaaaaaatacaatgcaatacgCCTTAGGCAAATATGAGTCATGAGTTTTTTGGAGGACCTAGTTTCCTTTAAGTACTGATGAAAATGTTATCAGAATGTTACACAGCTTCCTGACTGGAACTTGCACTGAAATATAGAAAAGGTTCCCACTTTTTTTGACCTGAGAATTTTCCAGTCAGTGAACGCTTTCAAAATGAGGAACttctattttgtgaaatattttagagTGAAgctagaaaaaaaagtatatatatatatatatatatatatatatatatatataaataatttcaatCAGCAAGGACATATTCAATTGAACAAAAGTGGCAgtaattgatgataataagaaatgtttcttaagcattcAGCTTTTGGTGAGATGTTTGAAATCTTACCGACCTCAGTAGTGttagtgtattttaaataatgaagaGTTCgtatttaagattttattattatatttcttattaattttaattatttttcaggtctggaatatcaaaaaaaaaaaactgatgtgtCTACGTTTTCTACGACTATGAGAACCCTGTACAGAGTGGAAGCATTTTAAACGGCCCGATTCTGTCAGTGTGTCATCCTTTTCCTAAACTCCCTCCACTTTCCCCTCAACGTATCCTCTGCTCATCTTTcactctttttttattctaattgACTGTCTCTCCTCTCCTTTTTAATCCTCCGCTTTCTTTGGCTTTCCTCTCTCTATCTTGCAATGTCCAGAGCAGCAGACAGAATGAAGGACAGACCTTTCATCTTTCTCTTCCTCAGCCGTCCGCCTGCGTGAGGCAGCAAGGCATAGGGAGATAAAGGGTTAAAGtcacatgcagagagagagaaagagccacTAAGAGAAAGAAAGGATGATGAGCAGATGAGCAGTGTGGAACAGTAAACCATATGAGCACAGAGAAGGACTTCAGGACTCATCCAGACATCAGATATTTCCACTACAAATCCAGTGTAAGTCATATGCATCGGACACACAGTCACGCACCTCGGCTGAAACTTCTGGGTAGTTTATTTCAACATCACTAACAATCTATCAAACACAAAGTAAACTCTGGATCTCTCCTTCTGGGTttaacagacacacaaacaaacacgacAATCTTACATGTGCATTAGGTGCCGTGCAAAGTCTGTTTAATAGCACGATATATcaggagaaagagaaaataagAGTTACAGGGTATACTGTGAAAAACTCTGCACTCTCTCACCTCGTGGTGGGGGATCTTTTATTTCTCTCACAGTGGACAGAATCGAAAAATGCTGCGTTCCAAAACCTCAAAGTGTGCCttttaaaaaaagacagaaacaaaTGAAATCAAAGCAACATTAGCATCTATATGTGGCAAGTGATCAGACCTAGTGCCCGAACAATGTTAAAACTGCTTCGGAGAACTTTTAAAATACCAGCAGAAAACCCACCAGCCTCCTTTTTTGCTAGGCTTCAGTTTGTCTCATTGCAAAcagattttctgttttgttttacaaaAGATTACTTTTTGCTGTAATCTGACAACATTACTGTATTACTGCCAAACAAATCatgatacattatttatatagtgtaaaatattgtaatattatgttactatttgttttagtaaatttaCACTAAAATTCATGTTTCAACAACACTATTAAGCAGCACGACTCttttcaacactgacaataaaaagaaagtttcagcattagaatgatttctgaaggatcatgtgacactgaagactggagtaatggcttctgaaaatccagctttgccatcactggaatcaactagatttaaataaatccacattaataataacaacaacaaaaacaacacaaaaatccAATTTCATTTCTTATTCTGGCATGAAATAGGATTACGATGTATTCACTGACTGAATATGTTTAAACCAATGTAACAGttgtttaaaacaacttaagACACTGACAGGATGCCACAAATGCAGTCCATAAATGGTTTTTTTAAtaacatgaatatttaatgaaaatgctaattatgtgaaaggatacatttttagaaatagcttcagctgttcatttGAATAATTATGACTAACAACCTACCAAATGGGCTGCTGTTTCAGGTGTGTGTACAGGTAAATTTTCTCCTCTTCTTTTCTATCCGGGGAGAGAGGGGGAGAAACTACAGGGTATGCAGAGATTAGCACAGTTAATAACTCAAACATCTGCAGTACACATGTCTACAGAGACAATCTCTGTGGGTTAAGGGTCTAGCTCAACAGCAGAGTGGTGGAAGCTAATGAATGGTTTGGGTAACCAACCCAGATTCTTaaccactaagtcaaataatcaGTATACATAGAGAAAACCCTAAGTGAGACTTCTAAAAAGGGGTAAAGACATGACAAGAGATCACCACAGGTGAGAGGAGAGAACTAGAGGTTAAAAACACAGTGGTGGTTCATCGTGAACTACCTGGAGTCTTGGTTTTCTGTTCAGCAGgtttgtctgtgtctctgaggAGGACAGAATGAGAACAGGATGGGTTTGTGAACAACAGAAGTGTCACTAATTAAAAGAGTGAGTAATAGCTATGACAGAATATCACCCACTCATTCTTTCGGCCCAAAGGTCCTCTCAGTTTACTCTCAAGACCCCCAAAGAATCCTTTAACATCGGTTTTAGCGGAGGTGTTTTTGAGCAGTCGCTCTGCGATATCCTTCTTCCCAGAGAGCCAGACCTTTCCACTGCGCAGATATGAGTCGATCGCCCCGCTGGGCCTCTCCAGCAGCTCTGCAGGAGACAGCTGGGACTTAcctgtcacaaacacacacacacacacacacacacatattaattagaaattcaaattaatcaaaaaggcACACTATGCAGTCACACACTGTGTATATTAGGAGTGAGATATTCTTTAGGCACTTCAAAATTTGAATTATATGATATGATTTGACAACTCTACCAaaatttggagtcagtaagattttattaaaaaaaaaaaaaaaaaaaaaaaaaaaaacattatatattaaggctgcaattatttgaaaaaataaaaaagtagtaaaaacaataatattgtgaaatatttttataatatttttaaaagtaacttttatatttgaaaatgttatttatttatgtgatggcaaagctcatttgtttttaaaagaacaatctatttcaaatgtaaatcttatttaatactgtatgccattactgtcacttttaaacaaatagctaaatgcatccttgctgaataattattattaacttttattaaatcatatttactTTTGAAAGGTATTGTATATGCACCTTTTCCCACATCACTAGTTTTTATACCAGGTCATATAAACCAACCTCCcttgaaaacaaattaaaatggcaTTGTTAAATTTTTCCAAAACAATAAGCGGCAGTGCCAGTAATGTCTGAGTCATAGGCTGTAACAGGAAGTGAGAGGAGGTCTGGACATTTCTTTATCAGATTCTTATATTATTTACAACATCACAGTATGCTTGCTTGACATTAATGGTGAACTCTCTTACCCTTGTAGTAATATGTGAAGCACATGGTCATAAGGTGTTTGGCTGGGGCATTATCATCCACCTGGTGACATCTGTCAATCAATCAAAAATGGGTCACATGTGAGTCTCACACTTGCCACAAACTGACTTGCCAAGAGTTCTACAGACATTTGGTAAATTTGCTCTTAACAGTTTGGTTTGGCTTTCTATATAATGTCAAACACTCATCTGAGATAGTATCGCTGATGTACTTACTCAAATAAAACAACAGCGAAGGACTGAACCAGCCTGTAGAATGTTTGTTCACTTACACATTTGGAGTGACAGCGCTGCAAACACAAAGCATTGCAATCATCACAACTGTGTTTGTTGATGCACATTTTATTGCATgagttttctttatcttttaaaaagGGATTGGTATATTGAGTCTAAATAGACAGTGCTTGATGTTTATAGTGATGTGTATTTTAGGATAACTATGGGCGAAAGTAATTTTTATGTTATGGTAGATAACCAATAAATTGCAGTTATTAATATAATAGAAAAatctctaaataaattaaaaatagaacacaaaaaacaatgattttaaaagCATCTCAACATTATacgattacatttaacagtgctattaaattattactgttattaaagATTAAATTTTTAATATTGGTCAACATTTTGGTAATTTTGTCTGCTAAGTAGTCAAACAATTTTCAACACATTTTTCAAACAATGGGTGGATAGTTCGCTTCATTATTTGGTGTTGCTTAATAAAATCCTATGTTGCAAATTTTTTTTGCTATTAAATATGTTTGTATGGCAATTGTAACATTTTTCGCTATGTTTAGTATgtgcctgataaaaaaaaaacctctttacTGCTGATTTTCACACATACGGTGTGAACTCTCCAACTTAAATAGAGGTGAAAATAGAGAGATGAATATGCACTGTTTGCACACAGTGGTATTTTTAGTGTTACTTCTATTCTATTACAttattctttaatattttgaattagcttatacagtgccctccactaatattggcacccttggtaaatatggctgtgaaaataaatctgcattgttaatctttCTGATCTTTCATTCAATaaattgacaaaattataatctttcactgaagtaaaacaattgaaagtgggGGGAAACtcatattatgaaataaatgtttttccccAATGCATATTGGCCATAATTATTGGCACCCCAAAAAACCATTATGCGTAAAATATCTCTAAAGCATATTCTCATTCATATTAAAAATTTTATGAAAGAAGACTAGAAGCatgaaattgtccagccatgacttcctgttccacaggattataaatatgagtAACACAAAAGCCCAATTCCcgtaatcatccatcacaaggagtTAAACCAAAGAATgtagttctgatgtgcagaacaagattgttgagcttcacaaagTAGAACGTGGGTGTAAGAAAAAAGCCAAAGCATTGAAAACCCCCCATTTCCAACATCAAGGCAATAATTAAGAGGTTCCAATCCactaaagatgttacaaatctgAGGATGTGTGTCTATGTCGTCCTATTGCACGCTGAGGAAAACTATCTAAGCTGTTATCTTGGGAAAATGATGTTGCAATaattgggtgccaataattgtggccaacgtGAGCTAGAGAAAAACATGTATTTCATAATGAGATTTTGATAGGTAAGAATTATGTGAATgttttgaatgaaagatcaaaaggataaacgaTGCAGATTTGTTTTCACTTCCACATTTGCTCATATTTTCCAAaggtgccaatattagtggagggcactctatttgtatatttttagtttttattttaattatagtaTAAGtcattttatgtgtgtttgtcatttttactaggtttggttgttttttttatatttctatttaccttttatttttattgcagatTTAGTTGACTTCATAGTCACTCAAATTAGCGCTTTAAGAAACcaaacacttatttatttacttagttgccaaggcaaccgTTAAAGTAGTacgtttgttttttaattttacattttttacctcaatatttatatttgatttcaattatcaaaaaaagatttttgaaagtactagttttagttaatgataataacacCGTTCACACACCTCAGgtgcagaatctgtgaaacaGGTCTAAGCCATTATCCAAAATGACCATAATAACtaaaaaaacggaaaaaaaaaaaaaatgttttgaaattggAATAGAAACATGCAGTGATTGTGTTTTCGTGATTGCTCAGTGTTGCTGCTTTCATACCTGCGCACTGACATATTTGGCAAACCACTCCCTGCCTTTGCCGTTCTCTCCAGTGCACAACTCTCCAAAGTGAGCTTTCTCCTCCTGATCAAAGTCCTCCCTGAGAGAGGAAAAGAGAATTAAAGGAACCAGGAGTAGCAGcaggaagagaaagagacagggagagagtaCTTCAAACAACAGGAATAAATGCAAACACACATCAGTTGACATGTGACTATAATTCTGTTTGAAATTTCTTACTCCTTCAAGAGAACAGTTCACCTACAAAATGAAgattttgtcattgtttacttTTTCTAAACCCCTATGCTTTTCTTACTACCATGGAGAACAAAAGTACACAGTCACAAAGGGTTGTCAATCTCCAACAGAGACAAAAAAAACCCATTAAAGACTCATAAAAGGAGTCTGTGTGACTCATACACGATATTCTAAGCCTTCTGAAGCAACACAATAGCTCTGACTAAGGAACAGACTGTAACTCTAGTTatgaaaaaagagcaaaaaatctCTTTTTGTGATCATGGCTAGTAGTTTGTGGAGCAAATCACCTTCCATGGAAGAGCTTTGCCACGTAGGCTTTCATGAATGCTCTTATATCCGTTTCTTCTGCATCCTCGGCGCTGTGACTGGAGCAGGATGAGGACCGCCGTGTGCTCGACGGGTGCGATGGCGATCCTGTGTCATCG is a window from the Carassius carassius chromosome 13, fCarCar2.1, whole genome shotgun sequence genome containing:
- the LOC132156194 gene encoding uncharacterized protein KIAA0513-like isoform X1; this translates as MEGAVVNNLIDFDSPPEGTAPSVLGPPSGAGFFSSEPLFPEPASHPTMEPLLPEPMAPTHTSHREEDSDATESADSDNDDTGSPSHPSSTRRSSSCSSHSAEDAEETDIRAFMKAYVAKLFHGREDFDQEEKAHFGELCTGENGKGREWFAKYVSAQRCHSKCVSEQTFYRLVQSFAVVLFECHQVDDNAPAKHLMTMCFTYYYKGKSQLSPAELLERPSGAIDSYLRSGKVWLSGKKDIAERLLKNTSAKTDVKGFFGGLESKLRGPLGRKNEDTDKPAEQKTKTPVSPPLSPDRKEEEKIYLYTHLKQQPIWHTLRFWNAAFFDSVHCERNKRSPTTRRTAEEEKDEREKWCHMTKEEKDDSSRFNENITFGQLGTFTHNMVAFGLSKKLCNDFLKKQSVIGNLNEEQYKLLCDHIEQMAAE
- the LOC132156194 gene encoding uncharacterized protein KIAA0513-like isoform X2; amino-acid sequence: MEGAVVNNLIDFDSPPEGTAPSVLGPPSGAGFFSSEPLFPEPASHPTMEPLLPEPMAPTHTSHREEDSDATESADSDNDDTGSPSHPSSTRRSSSCSSHSAEDAEETDIRAFMKAYVAKLFHGREDFDQEEKAHFGELCTGENGKGREWFAKYVSAQRCHSKCVSEQTFYRLVQSFAVVLFECHQVDDNAPAKHLMTMCFTYYYKGKSQLSPAELLERPSGAIDSYLRSGKVWLSGKKDIAERLLKNTSAKTDVKGFFGGLESKLRGPLGRKNEDTDKPAEQKTKTPVSPPLSPDRKEEEKIYLYTHLKQQPIWHTLRFWNAAFFDSVHCERNKRSPTTREKWCHMTKEEKDDSSRFNENITFGQLGTFTHNMVAFGLSKKLCNDFLKKQSVIGNLNEEQYKLLCDHIEQMAAE